In Papaver somniferum cultivar HN1 chromosome 9, ASM357369v1, whole genome shotgun sequence, the genomic stretch AGGTTCATTTGATCGCATCAATGGTTTTTAACAGCGACATTTTAAGTAAAGTCCAGATCTTCGGAAAAAAGTGACTGGTGTTTAGTACGTAATGCAATCTGCTCTTCTTTTGTGtacgtttttgttttgattgctAGAAACGTCTACGATGTTCACTTCAGACACTACTAAGTCTACCAGATTAAGAAAGGCACCCATGAACCTGCGTGGTCGTGGTATGTTTTGTACCCGGCATGAACTACAATAAATAATTAGCTGGAGACAATAGAATCGAATGCAGGTATAGGGGATTCCGGAACTCGGATTCCCAGTGCTCCAAAGAAAGAGAAGGCGTAGCTTACCTTCACCACTTGAGcctttttatttcattttcttaCAGAAAACAGAAAAAATACCAACACTGATTGACTAGTTCTACAAAATTTATATTACATATATTTGTATAACAAGCTTGTTCAGATATgcatcatcatcattattatgATTTATATATCTTCTATATTAATGTAGCTATGTTTTTCATGGGTATGAAAAATCAAACTATAATATACAATCTTCGATCTATTCTTCACCATTTAACCTTGTAAACTCATTAACTCTTAACACAAACGACGATTCTAAACTTGTATAAACCCTGTATGACAAGCCAGCCCTTTTTTCCTTTTATACACTAATCCTAACACCAGTAACAGCACAACAGGTATTCCGTTTCCTGCTAATGCAGGAATGAAGAATTCATCAAAGGATGTGATTATGGAACCAGATAATTTTGTCTCTCTAGCTTCAGCAATGGCTAGCTAGATTGAATCACCTAAATCCTACATGTTCTTACCTTAAAATGTAGCTTTGATGAAGATAATGTCATCATCTTAATCAGGCCACAAAGTCTGGTAGCAGCTGGGCGGCAAACCTTTTTCTGTTCTGCATGTTCAGGTTCTCATAAGCCGTTGCAGAGTTAGAAGGCGGGCGGCAAACCTTTTTCTATCCCGCAGTAGTCATTTGGTTCATTATTGCCAATCTCGAGCCTCCTTCCTAATTGAACATTTTGGTTTGTGAGATAATTCTGTTGCGCACTCGACATAGAGAGGCTTTCACAGTGGGGAAGGCCTAATGTAAGAGAAACTCCATTGGAGTATCTAGGTGCAAACTGTTCAGGATCAAACCTTCCCATCTCTCCCATTTGGTGATGATAAGCATCGAATGCTCCTCCATGATTCGCTGCTTCTGTTATCAGTGAATAACCATCTCTGTTTAGCCTTTCGTTTCCGAAATTCATGCAGAGTTCTCTGTTTGTTTCTCCGGAGGGCTTCATTTCCATATCCATTGGTTGAACGGTATTTTGAGGATTTTGCAACTCAGTGTTCCGTGATTTCTTGGGATATCCTTGCACCGTCCCTTCTGCATTTGATGAACCTAAAAAGAATCCAGCCTGGGCATGTAAACTTTCTTTCATGGTCGAAGCAGGGATAGATAAATTAGAAACTGCAGTGTGAGGAACACTCGAGTCTGTGGGTTTATCTTGTTTAGAACCAAAGCCTTTAGTTTGGTCTGAACTGTGCGGACTGTTTTCCGTAGACATTGAACCTGATTCGTCGTTGGTCAATttgttcttccctgttttgtccTCCAATCCATTCTGTTCTCGGTCCTTCACTTCTTCCATGTACATTTCTTCAACCATTGGCTTCCAGAGACGCACACGGGCGTTAATGAACCAATTTGATACCTGCATCATTAAGAATTGAAATTTATTTGAGCCGAATTTCTGATAATTCTGAGagaacaaaagaaaaggaaaacataGAAACCCAAGAGTTTATTCATTACCTGGCTCCTAGTAAGCCCTGTCTGCTTAGCAAGCATGACCTTGTCTGAGTCCTTGGGATATCTGCAAATCAAACATTGGACAATCAGTATAGATAAGAGTTATAAATAAGCGAATTGAAAGGGATGAAATAAAGGTCTACTTACGGGTGCAAAAAATGTTCAAAGAGCCAAGCACGAAGAATGGATACTGATCTCTCTGGCAACCCTCTCTGCGGCCTCCAAGCATTGTGTTGTATCATTCCGAGCTGTTGAAGTGCCCGTTGCTGTCGAAGTTGATGATCAACAAACCTAAGTCTTGAACCTTCAACTTTCCCTCCACCGAAATTATCTTCTTCCCCCAAACTCTTGCCTGCTGCTCGGATTTGTGTCGATATGGCATCTTTTAGACAGCGGAATTGCTTTGAGATGGTTTGTAAAGCTAAAGCTGTATATGTTTTTGCTGAACCAAATCCCGCTGCTTGTTCAAATGAATTGACTACGATTTGCATCTGGTGATGATACTGCCTATATCTTTGTTCTACCTGAAAATCCCACTCAAAATAAAACACTTTTGAAAAAAACAAACGCTTGACGGAAACTTGTAACCAAATTTCTCTAAAGATCTTACGTAATTCAAAATTGACAGAGACCCTGCAGATTCCTACACTTTTTGCAAAATAATTTGCTTGTAAATCTCTTCTTTGCcaaaaacaatattttttttaaagggTTTCGCTTTCACAAGATCAAACATGTAACGAAAACGATATCTATGAAAGTGTACTCAATATCTATATTTACCTCATCAAGCATGGAAACAAGCTTAGCTTTCTTCATTTGAAATTCTTGCCTTTCAGCTGTTGTAAGGTCTGATCCTTTTCTCATACTACTtgattcaccaccaccaccacccattgAAGAACCTTCACCACCAGTCATAGAAGTACTTGACTCTCCTCTGCTTATCTTAACCTGACTTTTACTTCCTTTTGATAATTCAGTCTTGATTCCGTTACCAACATTAGCAACTTCATCTAAAAGTTGTTGTGCAGCTTTCAAATATTTAGAACCCATCAGAACACTCTGTATATTTGAAGTTCCATTAGAAACACCTGAAGCAGAAGGAGAAGAACCACCTGAAGCTCTAACCTCATCACCACCAGCACCACTAGTTGGAGTTATAACTGATGCGGGTGGGATATTATTAGTTTCCGTACGATGATAATTTGGGAAACCAGTTGGTTGTTGTGGTGATAGACTTAACGATAGGCCTTGCTGAGATGATGATGGTGGAATCATCGATGATCTTCTGATACCAAGTTGTGATGTATAATCTGTAACACCAATTGATGAAGTATTTCCTGCTGCTGAATTATTAGTATTACTATTCATTTGTTGTTCGATGGATGACCATAAATTGTACTGGACACGTGGAACAAACCCATGTAGAGATGGATCTTGAGATGTTGTTGCAGATGGAGTTGGTTGAAGAGGAATTCCAACGAAATGATGACCCTGAGTTTGGT encodes the following:
- the LOC113310638 gene encoding BEL1-like homeodomain protein 1; the encoded protein is MATYFHGNSEIQNDGLQTLYLMNPGYVGYSDTPHHHPQPGGNMAVFLNPNGNSINQASLSQNQTQGHHFVGIPLQPTPSATTSQDPSLHGFVPRVQYNLWSSIEQQMNSNTNNSAAGNTSSIGVTDYTSQLGIRRSSMIPPSSSQQGLSLSLSPQQPTGFPNYHRTETNNIPPASVITPTSGAGGDEVRASGGSSPSASGVSNGTSNIQSVLMGSKYLKAAQQLLDEVANVGNGIKTELSKGSKSQVKISRGESSTSMTGGEGSSMGGGGGESSSMRKGSDLTTAERQEFQMKKAKLVSMLDEVEQRYRQYHHQMQIVVNSFEQAAGFGSAKTYTALALQTISKQFRCLKDAISTQIRAAGKSLGEEDNFGGGKVEGSRLRFVDHQLRQQRALQQLGMIQHNAWRPQRGLPERSVSILRAWLFEHFLHPYPKDSDKVMLAKQTGLTRSQVSNWFINARVRLWKPMVEEMYMEEVKDREQNGLEDKTGKNKLTNDESGSMSTENSPHSSDQTKGFGSKQDKPTDSSVPHTAVSNLSIPASTMKESLHAQAGFFLGSSNAEGTVQGYPKKSRNTELQNPQNTVQPMDMEMKPSGETNRELCMNFGNERLNRDGYSLITEAANHGGAFDAYHHQMGEMGRFDPEQFAPRYSNGVSLTLGLPHCESLSMSSAQQNYLTNQNVQLGRRLEIGNNEPNDYCGIEKGLPPAF